The genomic stretch aGTTTTAAGGTTGACATGTTGGAATACAAAATGTGTATTGTGGTTGCGTCTCCTCCATGCTTTCTGTGTGCCTCATACTAGTTACTGGCGGAAAAATGAAAAATGCAAGAAAGCAGAAGGAAGTCCAATAAGAAacatggaaagaaaaagaaaaagaaacagggaaagaaaaagaaaaagatttcCTTAACTAAAAAGGACTCAGAATAGCAGCTTGTGGTCTATTTCTCATGAAGAATTAGTATTAACTACAATCTCTTTTGAAAGacgtttaaaatatattatttcactCTTAGAAAATTAGGTAACACATGAAAGTAGAcaaaaatctttttatttataaatgtcCAGTAAGGACAATGTATTGAAGAAAACAGAAAGTATATGAAAATCTTTTAATGGCATATGCtaagaaaaatattattgaaTATTCTCGATCCAATGTACCTAGATGCTTACCTGTGGAAAGCTTATACCATAAGTTACTTGAACCACATCAGAGGGAAATGCAGCAATAAAAGAATCATTCCTCCAAACATGCATTGGTTCATTCACATGTGGAGCAATTTTCTCACAGCTTTTTCCATCAATATCAGTTGCTGTCTCTAAACCAACTTCTTCCAAGGCTTCCACCCATTCCTTTGCCGACCCATCAAATATAGGAATCTGCACGAGAAATTAAGGAAAACAATACTATTACTTCCAAGAACAAAATGAAGGGGACAAAGAGAAAGTGAGAGATTTTAGTTATAGAATAATTTCTTTCCACAAAATTGCAAATGCTATCTTTAACAGAGGTCTATGGTAAACCACTAAGGCctatttttatatcatatatGAAATACATGAAACTCTAGCATCTCATTATTACGAAGGCGTTTGGAAGAGTTCATTTAGAACTTATTTGGGTTTATTAATTATATCATGGCATAAAcacttatatttttataaaaagtatGGTTGACGGTGGATGTGGTCCATGACGGAGAACCAAAATCCCACCATACCAGCTCCTTTGTGGCGCCGCTATAGCGGGAAAACCTGCATCGGCcgatatttaccattgcggcAAGCCCAAAAACCACCATGTATATCTGCCATGGTAGATATTTGATAACACTGAATAAAAATAACTTATAACATGTCCGTTAGTTGTTTTTAACTTATTGAACAAACAACGCTTAAAAAGAGTTTACTTAAAAAGTACCTCTTATCATATTTGCACCAAAACTTTGAAAAAATTTACATATATGGACATTTTGTTGGATTCAACAACAAGGATCAAATTCTGTATAAGATTGAATAGAGTCAGAAGTCCACTACGCATATGTTTGGTTCTGCGGTGAAAAAATTTGATATTGAGTGAGttgatttagtaaaattgattccGGTTAAAAGTGGGTTGAATGTAACATAATTTATGTTAGGATGACTTTATGCAAAAGGGAGTTGAACAGTAAATTTATGATTGGATAACTTTATATAAAAATCACGTTTAAactcaaaagctacaaattctagcttaaaatataatcaattttgGAGGCGGAATCAATTCTACTATAGAAGAACCAAACActtcaaaatcaattcttttgGCTTTTCAGAACCTAAACCAAACATTCACTACATCTATCTCAAAAATTTCACCACAAGAATCAATAAACAAATTCACATTAAACAATCTTCTTACCTCGGCCTCATCACCTTGATCACCCAAATTCTCTATCTGAATCCTACAATTATCAACGCCAGCACCTTCCAACGCAGAAAGCAGATGCTCCACAGTCCGAATTCTCAACCCATCTTTACACAAAGTAGTACAAAGAGGCGAAACCTGAGCAAATTCAACAGAAGCAGGGACCAAATTGGAACGAAAATCGAAGTACCTTCCTTGACCAGCCAATCCAGGACACAGTCTCACCGTCGAAACCTTGCCGGAATGCAAAGAGATTCCCCTCCGCTCCACAGATCCTGCTAGGGTTTGCTGGAGCTTCCCGGTCTGCACAAAAAAAGCATGATAACAGGGTTCTGTTTGGTTTCAAAGAAATGATTCGAAGTAGGTGTGGTTAGTGGATAGTTGAAATTTGAAATGAACCAAACAGAGGATAAGAGAGAGAGTGAGTTCGAACGGGCTTCCAGGTGATAAGTTTTGATGATCGGAGAGCGCTGAGAATAGTCATTGCATTTCCAGGTGGCTAGGGGAGTCAACGACTGTGCCAAGAGTCCTTCTTTAAGGTTTATTTTGCGTCTTGCTAAGTAGTGCTCCGAGGATAATCTTTcagcattctttttttttttttttaagcaagaattATATTaacgggagaactaagggttctccaaccttgatacacaagaCCGGCATAATAACCGACAAAAAAAAGAGATATTACAAACCAAATACGATCACGATAAAAAAGACATCGGGTCTTTACAAAAATCGTAAAAGTTGCACTTGGAGTAAGTAATATCACCCAAAGAGGACCATCTCCACATCAAGAATTTGATTTTCCAAACTATGTCATTAATGCTCCAaacttcatttttgaaacaaaagtcATTCCTTGTCAACCAAATAGTCCAACAAATGGCcaaccaaaacaccccc from Vicia villosa cultivar HV-30 ecotype Madison, WI linkage group LG4, Vvil1.0, whole genome shotgun sequence encodes the following:
- the LOC131595924 gene encoding probable UDP-3-O-acyl-N-acetylglucosamine deacetylase 1, mitochondrial; translation: MTILSALRSSKLITWKPTGKLQQTLAGSVERRGISLHSGKVSTVRLCPGLAGQGRYFDFRSNLVPASVEFAQVSPLCTTLCKDGLRIRTVEHLLSALEGAGVDNCRIQIENLGDQGDEAEIPIFDGSAKEWVEALEEVGLETATDIDGKSCEKIAPHVNEPMHVWRNDSFIAAFPSDVVQVTYGISFPQAPAIGCQWFSTTPLDDLVYSMQIALSRTFCIYEEVEQMRSAGLIKGGSLENAIVCSISKGWLNPPLRFSDEPCRHKILDLIGDLSLFAQFGSQGLPVAHIVAYKGGHALHVDLTRRLMGIT